The Tistrella bauzanensis region ACATGACGACGCAGTCGGCACCGTCGGTTTCGAGGTCATCGAGGGCGGTAAGCAGGCGGTCGCCCGGAATGCGGCCCACCTCCTGATTGTCGGTCACGCCGAAATTCCGGTAGTCGATGACCTCGATCCCCTCGGCCGCGACATAGTCGGCGACGATCTTCGCCAGCCCGTCGGCATAGGGCATCAGCAGCGACACGCGCCGGTACCCCATCTGCGCCAGTTCCGCACAGAGGGCGCCGGCAGAGGTGACGACCGGAAACGGCCGGCCATTCTCCGCCGCAATGGCACCGAGCGCCGCTTCCGAACGGCGGTGATAGCCCTGCCCCATCGCCATGATCGCGACCAAGCAGGCATAGCCCGCGACATCGATCGGGGCATCCGACAGCTCGGCGGCACAGCGCCGGCTGTCGGCATCCATCGCCGCCAGTTCGTCCATCGCCACATGCTTCATGCGCATGCGCGAGGCGTGGAAGGTGAAGCCGACATCCTCACGGGCCTGTGCCCAACCGTTCAGAAAGGCGGGGATCTCGGTTTCCATGGTGGTGTTGGAACTGGGCACGATCTGCCCGATCCGGTGGATTC contains the following coding sequences:
- a CDS encoding maleate cis-trans isomerase family protein → MTPRIHRIGQIVPSSNTTMETEIPAFLNGWAQAREDVGFTFHASRMRMKHVAMDELAAMDADSRRCAAELSDAPIDVAGYACLVAIMAMGQGYHRRSEAALGAIAAENGRPFPVVTSAGALCAELAQMGYRRVSLLMPYADGLAKIVADYVAAEGIEVIDYRNFGVTDNQEVGRIPGDRLLTALDDLETDGADCVVMSACVQMPSFGVLAAAGRKLGKPVTSTAECTARTMLRRLGYEPGTLTAGLMTA